Proteins encoded within one genomic window of Mya arenaria isolate MELC-2E11 chromosome 13, ASM2691426v1:
- the LOC128213701 gene encoding leucine-rich repeat-containing protein 7-like isoform X2: MAKFVKKCPCLRPKIEEDVRLLDYRHCSLHDVPGEVFNFERTLEELLVDSNQIQDLPRELFYCHGLRKLSLSDNEIKQIPAAIGHLISLEKLDLSKNGVIDIPENIKTCKYLQIVDASVNPLGKLPEGFAQLPNLTQLYLNDTFLDYLPGNFGRLTKLKILEIRENHLKTLPKSFSRLVELEKLDIGHNEFTELPDVIGSLSALLELWCDHNQIQSITPTIGNLKQLMFFDGCKNCLQSLPPEIEGCVSLADLHLTTNQITTFPDSICNLSNLTTLKADDNCLTCLPDNMGELQSLSELNVSANTLTELPSTLGLLRYLRTLYADDNDLTYLPAELGSCSGITVLSLRSNKLTYVPDELGRIPRLRVLNLSTNQLECLPFTITKCKELQALWLSENQTRPLVPLQSDHEPVTGRKILTCYLLPQRPPQDSGEGGDTDSFHASMWDEERRDRQQIHFEFGDESDVDGSLIRQPTPYPKEMREKARHLKNLAMRQKMSSGVSQQGEDNAAYEKSPSMERLMVTRDADITDGRRRDTVSNNPGSPSIDDPYSLIKYDKEKHVRDKARMQNHHSNEEERQLGRRHSRGDVSPSSDISSRRGKERKPRPHSAVNLNDDDGGFQSARGAVGGSLGSVPDLPAAAEEHRPVSTRQKFTYCSPEELSTSINNRSDHRHGNHPRSHRHRKMREYDSDTGYRSDQEMMKFRRQQQQMYQRYGDNYSEIVPVTRSKSHRRDGGYSSDLEGYSQRSMVAAYREQNTQEHTFSKTPMHQTNNTSRSQSNQNIAVRNDELYDLNPMQPGTSQYPPSPSPLQRRNVVDQSTPLTPTSTRREVRPGGGAETEWKKDLFNVSGQLQNVTLADPENRYMPNPQGNPQVTSNGREDSRPVPPYKPAPPYQSPGQRQLPPTPSRTSPYGMSPYDNRPRASPMKDFQQRMPDIQELRDSKSDLSINRSRSQLTFQNGGDLDSQSFRSSDNSGNYIDIQNINSDSPHTPRSKLANVNSRSFQGHHQGEVTPASSKDSGNYSYHDRTIGDSPVNIRNSPLSSVQERRNSRNSPFDFNQDPRRTFDRYDSSYQEPPSVDIPTRYEDIAIFKNTEPHSQVSSSTDSGYGHNIIERMLESQKFSGHSKGSASPDQFNSDSNCTSSSHHETGSQLSRGATPVNHADRSRESDDMGNRIDRFRVKITKNPGLGFSIAGGVGAYGNPFRANDLGIFVTKVQPGGPASTYLQRGDKLLEVNGTDFTEIEHNKAVNLLKTTGSTVALYVEREATS, translated from the exons GAGCTGTTTTACTGCCATGGTCTGCGGAAGTTAAGCCTGAGTGACAATGAGATCAAACAGATCCCCGCAGCCATTGGACACCTTATCAGTCTGGAAAAACTAGACCTCAgcaaaaatg GTGTGATTGACATCCCGGAGAACATCAAAACCTGCAAGTACCTGCAGATCGTCGATGCCAGCGTCAACCCCCTCGGAAA GTTGCCAGAGGGGTTTGCCCAGTTGCCAAACCTGACACAGCTCTACCTGAATGACACCTTCCTGGATTACCTGCCTGGAAACTTTGGCAG GCTGACGAAGTTGAAAATTCTGGAGATCCGCGAGAATCACCTGAAGACGCTGCCCAAGTCCTTCTCCCGGCTCGTGGAACTGGAGAAACTCGATATTGGTCACAACGAGTTCACAGAACTG CCTGATGTGATAGGAAGCCTGTCAGCGCTGCTGGAGCTATGGTGTGACCACAACCAGATACAGTCTATTACACCG ACCATAGGAAACCTGAAGCAGCTGATGTTTTTTGATGGCTGCAAGAACTGCCTGCAGAGCCTGCCCCCGGAGATAGAAGGCTGCGTTTCATTGGCTGACCTCCATCTGACAACCAATCAGATCACAACTTTCCCTGACTCCATCTGTAACCTTAGCAACCTGACTACACTCAAAGCAGACGACAACTGTCTCACATGTTTACCAGATAACATGGGGGA ACTTCAGTCCCTGTCTGAACTGAATGTGAGCGCCAACACTCTGACAGAGTTACCCTCCACTCTGGGCCTGTTGAGATACCTCCGAACCTTGTACGCTGATGACAATGATCTCACATATCTTCCTGCTGAG CTGGGCAGCTGTAGTGGTATAACAGTGCTGTCTCTGCGTAGTAACAAGCTGACATATGTGCCGGACGAACTGGGCCGTATTCCCCGTCTCCGTGTCCTCAACCTGAGCACCAACCAGCTTGAGTGTCTGCCTTTCACCATCACCAAGTGTAAGGAGCTTCAGGCTCTTTGGCTCTCGGAAAACCAG ACACGCCCACTGGTTCCTCTGCAATCAGACCATGAGCCTGTGACCGGTAGGAAGATCCTCACTTGCTATCTCCTTCCACAGAGACCCCCGCAGGACTCTG GGGAGGGTGGTGACACGGATAGTTTCCACGCATCCATGTGGGACGAGGAGCGCAGAGACAGACAACAGATACACTTTGAGTTCGGGGATGAATCAGATGTCGAT GGAAGCCTTATTAGGCAGCCCACTCCATATCCAAAAGAAATGCGGGAGAAGGCTCGGCATCTGAAGAACTTGGCAATGCGCCAGAAGATGAGCAGCGGTGTCAGTCAGCAAGGGGAGGACAACGCTGCTTATGAAAAG TCTCCGTCGATGGAGCGACTGATGGTGACAAGGGATGCGGACATCACGGATGGACGTCGGAGGGACACGGTGAGCAACAACCCTGGGTCTCCGTCCATAGATGACCCATACTCTCTCATCAAGTATGATAAG GAGAAGCATGTGCGGGACAAGGCTCGCATGCAGAATCACCATAGCAACGAGGAGGAGCGACAGTTGGGCCGGAGACACAGTCGAGGAGACGTCTCCCCTTCCTCTGATATCAGCTCACGGAGAG GCAAGGAGAGGAAGCCAAGGCCCCACTCGGCAGTAAATCTCAATGACGATGACGGGGGTTTCCAGTCAGCCCGCGGGGCGGTTGGTGGTTCCCTTGGCTCCGTCCCAGATCTCCCCGCCGCAGCGGAGGAGCACAGACCTGTGTCCACCAGACAGAAGTTCACCTACTGCTCACCTGAGGAGCTGTCAACCAGTATCAACAATAG GTCTGATCATCGTCATGGCAATCACCCGAGGTCTCATCGTCATCGAAAGATGCGAGAGTATGACTCTGACACTGGTTACCGTAGCGATCAGGAGATGATGAAGTTTCGTCGACAACAGCAGCAGATGTACCAGCGATATGGTGATAATTACAGTGAAATAGTGCCTGTGACTCGCTCAAAAAGCCACCGTAGGGACGGTGGTTATTCTAGTGATCTTGAAGGCTATTCACAAAGGTCTATGGTGGCTGCCTATCGGGAACAAAATACTCAGGAACATACATTCAGTAAAACGCCTATGcatcaaacaaacaatacatctAGGTCACAAAGTAATCAAAACATTGCTGTGAGAAACGATGAACTGTATGACTTGAATCCCATGCAACCGGGAACCAGTCAGTATCCGCCCAGCCCGAGCCCTCTGCAGCGCCGGAATGTGGTGGACCAGTCTACTCCACTCACCCCCACCTCAACTAGAAGGGAGGTTAGGCCTGGGGGTGGGGCAGAGACTGAGTGGAAGAAGGACTTGTTCAATGTGTCTGGTCAGCTGCAGAACGTCACATTGGCAGATCCAGAAAACAGATACATG CCAAATCCACAAGGAAACCCTCAGGTGACCAGTAATGGTAGAGAGGATTCTCGCCCTGTTCCCCCTTACAAGCCTGCCCCACCCTACCAATCCCCAGGGCAGAGGCAACTTCCCCCCACCCCCAGCAGAACTTCGCCTTATGGAATGTCTCCATATGATAATCGCCCAAGGGCCTCTCCAATGAAAGACTTCCAACAGAGGATGCCCGATATCCAGGAACTCAGGGACAGCAAAAGTGATCTCTCTATaaataggtcaaggtcacaattgaCATTTCAAAATGGCGGTGACCTTGACTCCCAAAGCTTCAGGAGTAGTGATAACAGTGGAAACTATATAGATATACAAAACATTAACAGTGACTCTCCACATACTCCAAGGTCAAAACTTGCCAATGTGAATTCAAGGTCATTTCAGGGTCATCACCAAGGTGAAGTGACACCTGCCTCATCCAAAGACTCTGGTAACTATAGTTACCATGATAGGACTATTGGGGATTCCCCGGTGAATATTAGGAATTCCCCTCTGTCATCAGTGCAGGAGAGAAGAAATTCCAGGAATTCCCCATTTGACTTTAACCAAGATCCTAGAAGAACTTTCGACAGATATGATAGCTCGTATCAAGAGCCACCCAGTGTGGATATTCCAACTCGCTATGAGGATAtagcaatatttaaaaacactgaACCCCATTCTCAGGTGTCAAGTTCAACAGACAGTGGTTATGGGCACAATATCATAGAGAGAATGCTGGAGTCACAAAAATTCTCAG GACATTCCAAGGGGTCTGCATCGCCAGATCAGTTCAATTCCGATTCCAACTGTACAAGCTCATCGCACCATGAAACTGGCAGCCAGCTCTCAAGGGGAGCAACTCCGGTAAACCATGCGGACAGATCCCGGGAGTCTGATGATATGGGCAATAGAATAGATAGG TTTCGtgtgaaaataacaaagaaTCCAGGGTTAGGATTCAGCATCGCGGGGGGAGTGGGGGCCTATGGCAACCCATTCCGTGCCAACGACTTG GGTATATTTGTGACGAAGGTTCAGCCTGGTGGGCCAGCGTCTACTTACCTACAGCGGGGAGACAAACTCCTCGAG GTCAATGGAACAGACTTCACAGAGATAGAGCACAACAAGGCAGTTAATCTCTTAAAGACTACCGGCAGCACAGTCGCGTTATATGTGGAAAGGGAGGCAACCAGCTGA
- the LOC128213701 gene encoding leucine-rich repeat-containing protein 7-like isoform X1: MAKFVKKCPCLRPKIEEDVRLLDYRHCSLHDVPGEVFNFERTLEELLVDSNQIQDLPRELFYCHGLRKLSLSDNEIKQIPAAIGHLISLEKLDLSKNGVIDIPENIKTCKYLQIVDASVNPLGKLPEGFAQLPNLTQLYLNDTFLDYLPGNFGRLTKLKILEIRENHLKTLPKSFSRLVELEKLDIGHNEFTELPDVIGSLSALLELWCDHNQIQSITPTIGNLKQLMFFDGCKNCLQSLPPEIEGCVSLADLHLTTNQITTFPDSICNLSNLTTLKADDNCLTCLPDNMGELQSLSELNVSANTLTELPSTLGLLRYLRTLYADDNDLTYLPAELGSCSGITVLSLRSNKLTYVPDELGRIPRLRVLNLSTNQLECLPFTITKCKELQALWLSENQTRPLVPLQSDHEPVTGRKILTCYLLPQRPPQDSGEGGDTDSFHASMWDEERRDRQQIHFEFGDESDVDGSLIRQPTPYPKEMREKARHLKNLAMRQKMSSGVSQQGEDNAAYEKRQYKPLSPSMERLMVTRDADITDGRRRDTVSNNPGSPSIDDPYSLIKYDKEKHVRDKARMQNHHSNEEERQLGRRHSRGDVSPSSDISSRRGKERKPRPHSAVNLNDDDGGFQSARGAVGGSLGSVPDLPAAAEEHRPVSTRQKFTYCSPEELSTSINNRSDHRHGNHPRSHRHRKMREYDSDTGYRSDQEMMKFRRQQQQMYQRYGDNYSEIVPVTRSKSHRRDGGYSSDLEGYSQRSMVAAYREQNTQEHTFSKTPMHQTNNTSRSQSNQNIAVRNDELYDLNPMQPGTSQYPPSPSPLQRRNVVDQSTPLTPTSTRREVRPGGGAETEWKKDLFNVSGQLQNVTLADPENRYMPNPQGNPQVTSNGREDSRPVPPYKPAPPYQSPGQRQLPPTPSRTSPYGMSPYDNRPRASPMKDFQQRMPDIQELRDSKSDLSINRSRSQLTFQNGGDLDSQSFRSSDNSGNYIDIQNINSDSPHTPRSKLANVNSRSFQGHHQGEVTPASSKDSGNYSYHDRTIGDSPVNIRNSPLSSVQERRNSRNSPFDFNQDPRRTFDRYDSSYQEPPSVDIPTRYEDIAIFKNTEPHSQVSSSTDSGYGHNIIERMLESQKFSGHSKGSASPDQFNSDSNCTSSSHHETGSQLSRGATPVNHADRSRESDDMGNRIDRFRVKITKNPGLGFSIAGGVGAYGNPFRANDLGIFVTKVQPGGPASTYLQRGDKLLEVNGTDFTEIEHNKAVNLLKTTGSTVALYVEREATS, translated from the exons GAGCTGTTTTACTGCCATGGTCTGCGGAAGTTAAGCCTGAGTGACAATGAGATCAAACAGATCCCCGCAGCCATTGGACACCTTATCAGTCTGGAAAAACTAGACCTCAgcaaaaatg GTGTGATTGACATCCCGGAGAACATCAAAACCTGCAAGTACCTGCAGATCGTCGATGCCAGCGTCAACCCCCTCGGAAA GTTGCCAGAGGGGTTTGCCCAGTTGCCAAACCTGACACAGCTCTACCTGAATGACACCTTCCTGGATTACCTGCCTGGAAACTTTGGCAG GCTGACGAAGTTGAAAATTCTGGAGATCCGCGAGAATCACCTGAAGACGCTGCCCAAGTCCTTCTCCCGGCTCGTGGAACTGGAGAAACTCGATATTGGTCACAACGAGTTCACAGAACTG CCTGATGTGATAGGAAGCCTGTCAGCGCTGCTGGAGCTATGGTGTGACCACAACCAGATACAGTCTATTACACCG ACCATAGGAAACCTGAAGCAGCTGATGTTTTTTGATGGCTGCAAGAACTGCCTGCAGAGCCTGCCCCCGGAGATAGAAGGCTGCGTTTCATTGGCTGACCTCCATCTGACAACCAATCAGATCACAACTTTCCCTGACTCCATCTGTAACCTTAGCAACCTGACTACACTCAAAGCAGACGACAACTGTCTCACATGTTTACCAGATAACATGGGGGA ACTTCAGTCCCTGTCTGAACTGAATGTGAGCGCCAACACTCTGACAGAGTTACCCTCCACTCTGGGCCTGTTGAGATACCTCCGAACCTTGTACGCTGATGACAATGATCTCACATATCTTCCTGCTGAG CTGGGCAGCTGTAGTGGTATAACAGTGCTGTCTCTGCGTAGTAACAAGCTGACATATGTGCCGGACGAACTGGGCCGTATTCCCCGTCTCCGTGTCCTCAACCTGAGCACCAACCAGCTTGAGTGTCTGCCTTTCACCATCACCAAGTGTAAGGAGCTTCAGGCTCTTTGGCTCTCGGAAAACCAG ACACGCCCACTGGTTCCTCTGCAATCAGACCATGAGCCTGTGACCGGTAGGAAGATCCTCACTTGCTATCTCCTTCCACAGAGACCCCCGCAGGACTCTG GGGAGGGTGGTGACACGGATAGTTTCCACGCATCCATGTGGGACGAGGAGCGCAGAGACAGACAACAGATACACTTTGAGTTCGGGGATGAATCAGATGTCGAT GGAAGCCTTATTAGGCAGCCCACTCCATATCCAAAAGAAATGCGGGAGAAGGCTCGGCATCTGAAGAACTTGGCAATGCGCCAGAAGATGAGCAGCGGTGTCAGTCAGCAAGGGGAGGACAACGCTGCTTATGAAAAG CGCCAATATAAACCATTG TCTCCGTCGATGGAGCGACTGATGGTGACAAGGGATGCGGACATCACGGATGGACGTCGGAGGGACACGGTGAGCAACAACCCTGGGTCTCCGTCCATAGATGACCCATACTCTCTCATCAAGTATGATAAG GAGAAGCATGTGCGGGACAAGGCTCGCATGCAGAATCACCATAGCAACGAGGAGGAGCGACAGTTGGGCCGGAGACACAGTCGAGGAGACGTCTCCCCTTCCTCTGATATCAGCTCACGGAGAG GCAAGGAGAGGAAGCCAAGGCCCCACTCGGCAGTAAATCTCAATGACGATGACGGGGGTTTCCAGTCAGCCCGCGGGGCGGTTGGTGGTTCCCTTGGCTCCGTCCCAGATCTCCCCGCCGCAGCGGAGGAGCACAGACCTGTGTCCACCAGACAGAAGTTCACCTACTGCTCACCTGAGGAGCTGTCAACCAGTATCAACAATAG GTCTGATCATCGTCATGGCAATCACCCGAGGTCTCATCGTCATCGAAAGATGCGAGAGTATGACTCTGACACTGGTTACCGTAGCGATCAGGAGATGATGAAGTTTCGTCGACAACAGCAGCAGATGTACCAGCGATATGGTGATAATTACAGTGAAATAGTGCCTGTGACTCGCTCAAAAAGCCACCGTAGGGACGGTGGTTATTCTAGTGATCTTGAAGGCTATTCACAAAGGTCTATGGTGGCTGCCTATCGGGAACAAAATACTCAGGAACATACATTCAGTAAAACGCCTATGcatcaaacaaacaatacatctAGGTCACAAAGTAATCAAAACATTGCTGTGAGAAACGATGAACTGTATGACTTGAATCCCATGCAACCGGGAACCAGTCAGTATCCGCCCAGCCCGAGCCCTCTGCAGCGCCGGAATGTGGTGGACCAGTCTACTCCACTCACCCCCACCTCAACTAGAAGGGAGGTTAGGCCTGGGGGTGGGGCAGAGACTGAGTGGAAGAAGGACTTGTTCAATGTGTCTGGTCAGCTGCAGAACGTCACATTGGCAGATCCAGAAAACAGATACATG CCAAATCCACAAGGAAACCCTCAGGTGACCAGTAATGGTAGAGAGGATTCTCGCCCTGTTCCCCCTTACAAGCCTGCCCCACCCTACCAATCCCCAGGGCAGAGGCAACTTCCCCCCACCCCCAGCAGAACTTCGCCTTATGGAATGTCTCCATATGATAATCGCCCAAGGGCCTCTCCAATGAAAGACTTCCAACAGAGGATGCCCGATATCCAGGAACTCAGGGACAGCAAAAGTGATCTCTCTATaaataggtcaaggtcacaattgaCATTTCAAAATGGCGGTGACCTTGACTCCCAAAGCTTCAGGAGTAGTGATAACAGTGGAAACTATATAGATATACAAAACATTAACAGTGACTCTCCACATACTCCAAGGTCAAAACTTGCCAATGTGAATTCAAGGTCATTTCAGGGTCATCACCAAGGTGAAGTGACACCTGCCTCATCCAAAGACTCTGGTAACTATAGTTACCATGATAGGACTATTGGGGATTCCCCGGTGAATATTAGGAATTCCCCTCTGTCATCAGTGCAGGAGAGAAGAAATTCCAGGAATTCCCCATTTGACTTTAACCAAGATCCTAGAAGAACTTTCGACAGATATGATAGCTCGTATCAAGAGCCACCCAGTGTGGATATTCCAACTCGCTATGAGGATAtagcaatatttaaaaacactgaACCCCATTCTCAGGTGTCAAGTTCAACAGACAGTGGTTATGGGCACAATATCATAGAGAGAATGCTGGAGTCACAAAAATTCTCAG GACATTCCAAGGGGTCTGCATCGCCAGATCAGTTCAATTCCGATTCCAACTGTACAAGCTCATCGCACCATGAAACTGGCAGCCAGCTCTCAAGGGGAGCAACTCCGGTAAACCATGCGGACAGATCCCGGGAGTCTGATGATATGGGCAATAGAATAGATAGG TTTCGtgtgaaaataacaaagaaTCCAGGGTTAGGATTCAGCATCGCGGGGGGAGTGGGGGCCTATGGCAACCCATTCCGTGCCAACGACTTG GGTATATTTGTGACGAAGGTTCAGCCTGGTGGGCCAGCGTCTACTTACCTACAGCGGGGAGACAAACTCCTCGAG GTCAATGGAACAGACTTCACAGAGATAGAGCACAACAAGGCAGTTAATCTCTTAAAGACTACCGGCAGCACAGTCGCGTTATATGTGGAAAGGGAGGCAACCAGCTGA
- the LOC128213701 gene encoding uncharacterized protein LOC128213701 isoform X3: MAKFVKKCPCLRPKIEEDVRLLDYRHCSLHDVPGEVFNFERTLEELLVDSNQIQDLPRELFYCHGLRKLSLSDNEIKQIPAAIGHLISLEKLDLSKNGVIDIPENIKTCKYLQIVDASVNPLGKLPEGFAQLPNLTQLYLNDTFLDYLPGNFGRLTKLKILEIRENHLKTLPKSFSRLVELEKLDIGHNEFTELPDVIGSLSALLELWCDHNQIQSITPTIGNLKQLMFFDGCKNCLQSLPPEIEGCVSLADLHLTTNQITTFPDSICNLSNLTTLKADDNCLTCLPDNMGELQSLSELNVSANTLTELPSTLGLLRYLRTLYADDNDLTYLPAELGSCSGITVLSLRSNKLTYVPDELGRIPRLRVLNLSTNQLECLPFTITKCKELQALWLSENQTRPLVPLQSDHEPVTGRKILTCYLLPQRPPQDSGEGGDTDSFHASMWDEERRDRQQIHFEFGDESDVDGSLIRQPTPYPKEMREKARHLKNLAMRQKMSSGVSQQGEDNAAYEKRQYKPLSPSMERLMVTRDADITDGRRRDTVSNNPGSPSIDDPYSLIKYDKEKHVRDKARMQNHHSNEEERQLGRRHSRGDVSPSSDISSRRGKERKPRPHSAVNLNDDDGGFQSARGAVGGSLGSVPDLPAAAEEHRPVSTRQKFTYCSPEELSTSINNRSDHRHGNHPRSHRHRKMREYDSDTGYRSDQEMMKFRRQQQQMYQRYGDNYSEIVPVTRSKSHRRDGGYSSDLEGYSQRSMVAAYREQNTQEHTFSKTPMHQTNNTSRSQSNQNIAVRNDELYDLNPMQPGTSQYPPSPSPLQRRNVVDQSTPLTPTSTRREVRPGGGAETEWKKDLFNVSGQLQNVTLADPENRYMPNPQGNPQVTSNGREDSRPVPPYKPAPPYQSPGQRQLPPTPSRTSPYGMSPYDNRPRASPMKDFQQRMPDIQELRDSKSDLSINRSRSQLTFQNGGDLDSQSFRSSDNSGNYIDIQNINSDSPHTPRSKLANVNSRSFQGHHQGEVTPASSKDSGNYSYHDRTIGDSPVNIRNSPLSSVQERRNSRNSPFDFNQDPRRTFDRYDSSYQEPPSVDIPTRYEDIAIFKNTEPHSQVSSSTDSGYGHNIIERMLESQKFSGHSKGSASPDQFNSDSNCTSSSHHETGSQLSRGATPVNHADRSRESDDMGNRIDRGIFVTKVQPGGPASTYLQRGDKLLEVNGTDFTEIEHNKAVNLLKTTGSTVALYVEREATS; the protein is encoded by the exons GAGCTGTTTTACTGCCATGGTCTGCGGAAGTTAAGCCTGAGTGACAATGAGATCAAACAGATCCCCGCAGCCATTGGACACCTTATCAGTCTGGAAAAACTAGACCTCAgcaaaaatg GTGTGATTGACATCCCGGAGAACATCAAAACCTGCAAGTACCTGCAGATCGTCGATGCCAGCGTCAACCCCCTCGGAAA GTTGCCAGAGGGGTTTGCCCAGTTGCCAAACCTGACACAGCTCTACCTGAATGACACCTTCCTGGATTACCTGCCTGGAAACTTTGGCAG GCTGACGAAGTTGAAAATTCTGGAGATCCGCGAGAATCACCTGAAGACGCTGCCCAAGTCCTTCTCCCGGCTCGTGGAACTGGAGAAACTCGATATTGGTCACAACGAGTTCACAGAACTG CCTGATGTGATAGGAAGCCTGTCAGCGCTGCTGGAGCTATGGTGTGACCACAACCAGATACAGTCTATTACACCG ACCATAGGAAACCTGAAGCAGCTGATGTTTTTTGATGGCTGCAAGAACTGCCTGCAGAGCCTGCCCCCGGAGATAGAAGGCTGCGTTTCATTGGCTGACCTCCATCTGACAACCAATCAGATCACAACTTTCCCTGACTCCATCTGTAACCTTAGCAACCTGACTACACTCAAAGCAGACGACAACTGTCTCACATGTTTACCAGATAACATGGGGGA ACTTCAGTCCCTGTCTGAACTGAATGTGAGCGCCAACACTCTGACAGAGTTACCCTCCACTCTGGGCCTGTTGAGATACCTCCGAACCTTGTACGCTGATGACAATGATCTCACATATCTTCCTGCTGAG CTGGGCAGCTGTAGTGGTATAACAGTGCTGTCTCTGCGTAGTAACAAGCTGACATATGTGCCGGACGAACTGGGCCGTATTCCCCGTCTCCGTGTCCTCAACCTGAGCACCAACCAGCTTGAGTGTCTGCCTTTCACCATCACCAAGTGTAAGGAGCTTCAGGCTCTTTGGCTCTCGGAAAACCAG ACACGCCCACTGGTTCCTCTGCAATCAGACCATGAGCCTGTGACCGGTAGGAAGATCCTCACTTGCTATCTCCTTCCACAGAGACCCCCGCAGGACTCTG GGGAGGGTGGTGACACGGATAGTTTCCACGCATCCATGTGGGACGAGGAGCGCAGAGACAGACAACAGATACACTTTGAGTTCGGGGATGAATCAGATGTCGAT GGAAGCCTTATTAGGCAGCCCACTCCATATCCAAAAGAAATGCGGGAGAAGGCTCGGCATCTGAAGAACTTGGCAATGCGCCAGAAGATGAGCAGCGGTGTCAGTCAGCAAGGGGAGGACAACGCTGCTTATGAAAAG CGCCAATATAAACCATTG TCTCCGTCGATGGAGCGACTGATGGTGACAAGGGATGCGGACATCACGGATGGACGTCGGAGGGACACGGTGAGCAACAACCCTGGGTCTCCGTCCATAGATGACCCATACTCTCTCATCAAGTATGATAAG GAGAAGCATGTGCGGGACAAGGCTCGCATGCAGAATCACCATAGCAACGAGGAGGAGCGACAGTTGGGCCGGAGACACAGTCGAGGAGACGTCTCCCCTTCCTCTGATATCAGCTCACGGAGAG GCAAGGAGAGGAAGCCAAGGCCCCACTCGGCAGTAAATCTCAATGACGATGACGGGGGTTTCCAGTCAGCCCGCGGGGCGGTTGGTGGTTCCCTTGGCTCCGTCCCAGATCTCCCCGCCGCAGCGGAGGAGCACAGACCTGTGTCCACCAGACAGAAGTTCACCTACTGCTCACCTGAGGAGCTGTCAACCAGTATCAACAATAG GTCTGATCATCGTCATGGCAATCACCCGAGGTCTCATCGTCATCGAAAGATGCGAGAGTATGACTCTGACACTGGTTACCGTAGCGATCAGGAGATGATGAAGTTTCGTCGACAACAGCAGCAGATGTACCAGCGATATGGTGATAATTACAGTGAAATAGTGCCTGTGACTCGCTCAAAAAGCCACCGTAGGGACGGTGGTTATTCTAGTGATCTTGAAGGCTATTCACAAAGGTCTATGGTGGCTGCCTATCGGGAACAAAATACTCAGGAACATACATTCAGTAAAACGCCTATGcatcaaacaaacaatacatctAGGTCACAAAGTAATCAAAACATTGCTGTGAGAAACGATGAACTGTATGACTTGAATCCCATGCAACCGGGAACCAGTCAGTATCCGCCCAGCCCGAGCCCTCTGCAGCGCCGGAATGTGGTGGACCAGTCTACTCCACTCACCCCCACCTCAACTAGAAGGGAGGTTAGGCCTGGGGGTGGGGCAGAGACTGAGTGGAAGAAGGACTTGTTCAATGTGTCTGGTCAGCTGCAGAACGTCACATTGGCAGATCCAGAAAACAGATACATG CCAAATCCACAAGGAAACCCTCAGGTGACCAGTAATGGTAGAGAGGATTCTCGCCCTGTTCCCCCTTACAAGCCTGCCCCACCCTACCAATCCCCAGGGCAGAGGCAACTTCCCCCCACCCCCAGCAGAACTTCGCCTTATGGAATGTCTCCATATGATAATCGCCCAAGGGCCTCTCCAATGAAAGACTTCCAACAGAGGATGCCCGATATCCAGGAACTCAGGGACAGCAAAAGTGATCTCTCTATaaataggtcaaggtcacaattgaCATTTCAAAATGGCGGTGACCTTGACTCCCAAAGCTTCAGGAGTAGTGATAACAGTGGAAACTATATAGATATACAAAACATTAACAGTGACTCTCCACATACTCCAAGGTCAAAACTTGCCAATGTGAATTCAAGGTCATTTCAGGGTCATCACCAAGGTGAAGTGACACCTGCCTCATCCAAAGACTCTGGTAACTATAGTTACCATGATAGGACTATTGGGGATTCCCCGGTGAATATTAGGAATTCCCCTCTGTCATCAGTGCAGGAGAGAAGAAATTCCAGGAATTCCCCATTTGACTTTAACCAAGATCCTAGAAGAACTTTCGACAGATATGATAGCTCGTATCAAGAGCCACCCAGTGTGGATATTCCAACTCGCTATGAGGATAtagcaatatttaaaaacactgaACCCCATTCTCAGGTGTCAAGTTCAACAGACAGTGGTTATGGGCACAATATCATAGAGAGAATGCTGGAGTCACAAAAATTCTCAG GACATTCCAAGGGGTCTGCATCGCCAGATCAGTTCAATTCCGATTCCAACTGTACAAGCTCATCGCACCATGAAACTGGCAGCCAGCTCTCAAGGGGAGCAACTCCGGTAAACCATGCGGACAGATCCCGGGAGTCTGATGATATGGGCAATAGAATAGATAGG GGTATATTTGTGACGAAGGTTCAGCCTGGTGGGCCAGCGTCTACTTACCTACAGCGGGGAGACAAACTCCTCGAG GTCAATGGAACAGACTTCACAGAGATAGAGCACAACAAGGCAGTTAATCTCTTAAAGACTACCGGCAGCACAGTCGCGTTATATGTGGAAAGGGAGGCAACCAGCTGA